TAGCTGACATATCGAAAGCAACCTGATCACCGTGTACTTCTAAAGGAGAGGGCTCTACAGTTAATTCCTGATCTTCAGCCATCTTAACCATCTTTTTAAGGGAATTACACCCCGAAAAAGCGACCAAGCCAAGAAGTATAAAAGTAAACAGTAAATTTTTCACTTGATTCATAATTTAAAAGTTTGGTTAGTTGGTGATGCGAAATTATTAGGTTATTACCAATATTACAATTTTGGCGAAAAAATAGTTATTTTTGATAAGAGTTGAACAAAGGGATATCATTTTTGTTTTATTTCCAATGCACGAATATGAGAAAGTTACAATATTTCTTTGAAGAACAAGCTTTTGGTGTTTGCACCCGTTTAGGTGAAATTTTACATATTTCTACCTCAAGTATTCGCTTGTTTTTTATCTATGCATCGTTTCTCACCTTTGGTTCTCCCCTATTTGTCTATTTAGGTCTTGCCTTTATCATGAACCTCAGAAGACATCTTAGAAAGCAGTATAATCAAATCCGAAGTTAAAACTTAAGCTGACTAAAGCGTTTGTTTCCTTTTAAGTAACGCTCAGACACTATTAAACCCGAAAAAATCGTACCAAGCTTATGCTCCGTTCGCCATTGACGAACTATATTTCTTCTCTGCTGCCAGCGGCGCAAGTTAGTAAGAAAATGCAGATTACCCAGCATTACCGCTTTTGCATCTTTGTATTTGCCATTTAACAAAAAGCTAAGTGCTGCCACAGTATCAATTAGCAGTTTGGAAAGTACTTTAGTCCACAGACTGGAAGCCGGAGCGTTTTTGTAGAGCATTCCCGTGCTGTTTCTAAAGTTTAGATAGGTTTTTTTAGGATTAGTTACCGGCATGGTGCCTCCTCCTACATGATAAACTGTACTTCCCGGATGAAAAAAGACCTTATAGCCGGAAGCATTTATTCGCCAGCATAGATCTATCTCCTCCATATGCGCGTGAAAAATAGCATCAAAGCCGCCTAGTTGATTGTAGATAGCTGTACGAGCAAAAAAGCAGGCACCGCTTGCCCAAAACACCTGCCTGATATCATCATACTGACCTTTGTCTTTTTCCAGCTTATCCAGAATTCTTCCCCGACAGAATGGGTAGGCAATACTATCTATAAAACCGCCAGCAGCACCGGCGTGCTCAAAGGTATCTTTATTATGGAAAGCCCTGATTTTTGGTTGACAAGCGGCAATCTGTTCGTCGGTTTCCATGAACTCAATTATTGGGTCAATCCAGTTCTCGGTTACCTCTACATCAGAGTTAAGTAGTATGCTATACTTATTGTCTATTCGTTTGAGAGCTTCATCGTACCCTTTAGCAAAGCCATAGTTCTGCTCAAAAGCCATGATCTCTACTTCGGGATACTGGGCTCTCAAAAAATCTAGGGAGCTATCTGTAGATCCGTTGTCGGCTACAATAATACGATGCCCGCGGCTGTATTTTTGAACCGAGGGCATAAACTGTTGCAGAAAGTGTAGGCCGTTGTAATTTAAAATAATAACTGCTGCCTGTTCCATTAGGCCATATTTCCAAAGTCAAAGCCAGGAATATTAGGCATAAAACCTTCGGTAGATTTTTTCATTTCTTCTTTAGCTTTAGCATCTACCTCGGTTAGCGCTTTGTTTACAGCAGCTACTACCAAGTCCTGAATAATTTCTTTGTCTTCAGGTTTTATGATATCACTATCTATTTCAATGTCAATTACCTGTTTTTTGCCATTGACGGTAGCTTTTACCATACCCGCACCGGCTTCGGCTGAGGCAGTAATATCTTCCAGCTTGTCTTGAGCTTCTTTCATTTTCTCCTGCACCTCTTTTACCTTCTCCATCATTTTATTCATATCAAACATAGTACTGTCATTTAAAGGTGAATGATTATTGGCATAAATATAGAACAATTCAACGTAATACTACGCCTGCTTGTTTTTAGGGGCGCCCACTGATTAGGGTAAATTTGCCTGACTTGCTAAATGAATTGCCTAACTGGTCTACTACTTCCAGCACAAAAAGGTAAGTACCCTGAGGGGCATCAGCATTCTGGTAAGTTCCATCCCAACCTTTGCCGACAGTTTGTGTAGAAAAAATCAACTCTCCCCAGCGGTTAAACACCTGAAACCGCACCGATTCTAAAAGATCTGCTTTGTAGACAAACTCATCGTTAAGGCCATCTCCATTTGGGCTAAAAGCATTAGGAAAAAAAACGCGAGCCTGCCGAGGTATCAGCACGCAAGCCTCCTCGCTAAGCTCTGATTCAACGCCACACAGGTCTCGGTAGCTTAACTGATAGCAATAGGTTGTTTCTACCGCCAGTTCTCGTGGATCGGTGTAGTTTAGTGTACTGACTGAATCATACAGGACTGCCTCTTCATCATCTACTGAGCGGTAGATATAGTACTGCTCAGCCTCCGCTACGGCAACCCAGTTTAGAGATGCACTGGTAGATTGAAGACTGATGCTAAGCCCGGCAGGCCCTTCAGGTACTTCAGTTGAGATGGCAGCAACCTGAAGTTGGTTAGAAAGGCTAATAGCACCATTGCTTTCGGCTGATACCTGATAGCTATAACTTTGCTGACAGTTTACCTCTGTATCAGTATAGTTAGTACTACTTTGTTCGCTAAGCAGGGAATTGTCTTTTAGTAAGCGGTAGGTAGAATAGCCTGAACTGTACCAGTTCAGCTCATTCTGAAGATGTGCAGGGGTAACTTCCAGGCCAATGCTGCAAACCACATTGGACTCTTGGTTAAAAGATTCATCACAACGGTTAACGGCAACTATCCTAAAGCAGTAGTAATTTTCTGAGGTACTGATATTAGCATTCGTCCAGTTATAAGTACTGCTGCTGTTGTCAAGCTCTACTGCATCCAGATCGTAAGTTCCTCTACCGTTCTCGTCCACTTCTAACCGATAAGCGACATTGGGGTTTGCCAGATTATAGGCTAATTGTATTTCCTGCTCGCCCACTACTTCAACCTGAGAAATATTAGCAATATCCAGATCCAGAATAGTAGTGATGGTAGTATCGGATTGAGCGCAGTTAAAGGCAGCATTTGTAAACCTACCTTCTGCACTAATAGTGTAAGCCCCTGCGCTGGCGTACTGATAAGTTAAAAAGCCCTGGCTGGTACTTACTGATTGTGTATTGCCATCGCCAAATTCAATATAGAGCTGCTCGTAGTAAAACTCTTCGCTAAAATCTATATACACACTGTTGTTAATGCAGTTATATACATTAAAACGAGGTTCTAGTGGCTCCATCACTTCTACACGAAGCGTATCAATTACATCCTGTTGGTTACCTAATACTTGCAATACGAGGTAACTGCCTGGCTCAGTATATGTGTATTCCGCTGTCTGGGGAGAGGCATCAGGGTCAACTTCTACTGACCCCTGATCTCCGTTCCAGTCAAAATTCCAGGCAATGGGAGGCATGGGTGAAGCCACAAAAGTATTGGTAGCAGTAATGGTAAGGGGCGCACAGCCTTTAATTACATCTACTTCAAAGCGATTTTTAGGACTACTGACCTGCCCAAATGCTTCGGGTAGAAAACTGCAAAAGAGCAGGAAAGCACATAGTAATTTACAAATACGCAATGCAGTGTTAGTTGGCTTCGTTTTGTGTCATACAACGCTAAAGTCTCAATTTCATTGCTTCAGGCGCTCAATAATTTGTGTTATATCAAGTTCTTCCTGCTCCCCAGTCTTCAAATTTTTGAGGCCATAAGCTTGTTTTTGCACCTCATCGGAGCCAATTACAATTGTATAGGGTATTCCCTTTTTATCAGCATAAGCGAACTGTTTTTTCAGCTTAACCCGATCTGGATAAATTTCTGCACTGATACCAGCTGAGCGTACCTGACTTAATAGGGAAAGTGCATGCTTTTCTGTTTCATCATCAAAAGCAATAAATAGCACCTGAGTAGCCGCCAGATTTTCTTTCGGAAAAAGGTCCAGCCCTTCCATAACATCATAGATACGATCTACCCCAAAGGAGATGCCTACTCCCGACATACCAGGCATACCAAATACACCCGTCAGATTATCGTAACGTCCTCCTCCACTGATGCTGCTACTGATAACAGCATTGTTAGCTTTTACTTCAAAAATAGCCCCGGTGTAATACGAAAGGCCTCGGGCAAGGGTGATGTCAAAGTCCAGAGTAGCCGCTTCTGAGCCCATCAATTGTACTCTTTGTATCACTTCTTCAATTTCTGCTACTCCCTGTAGTCCTTCTTCTGACTGAGACAGAAGATTTTTTACTGTTTGAAGCTTCTCCCGATTGCTACCCGATAAGGTAAAAACAGGTAGCAGACTTTCTATCGCCTCTTTACTAAAACCTCTTTCTTCAAGCTCTGCCAATACCTTCTCCTGACCTATTTTATCCAGCTTATCAAT
This window of the Porifericola rhodea genome carries:
- a CDS encoding PspC domain-containing protein, whose product is MRKLQYFFEEQAFGVCTRLGEILHISTSSIRLFFIYASFLTFGSPLFVYLGLAFIMNLRRHLRKQYNQIRS
- a CDS encoding glycosyltransferase family 2 protein; the protein is MEQAAVIILNYNGLHFLQQFMPSVQKYSRGHRIIVADNGSTDSSLDFLRAQYPEVEIMAFEQNYGFAKGYDEALKRIDNKYSILLNSDVEVTENWIDPIIEFMETDEQIAACQPKIRAFHNKDTFEHAGAAGGFIDSIAYPFCRGRILDKLEKDKGQYDDIRQVFWASGACFFARTAIYNQLGGFDAIFHAHMEEIDLCWRINASGYKVFFHPGSTVYHVGGGTMPVTNPKKTYLNFRNSTGMLYKNAPASSLWTKVLSKLLIDTVAALSFLLNGKYKDAKAVMLGNLHFLTNLRRWQQRRNIVRQWRTEHKLGTIFSGLIVSERYLKGNKRFSQLKF
- a CDS encoding YbaB/EbfC family nucleoid-associated protein codes for the protein MFDMNKMMEKVKEVQEKMKEAQDKLEDITASAEAGAGMVKATVNGKKQVIDIEIDSDIIKPEDKEIIQDLVVAAVNKALTEVDAKAKEEMKKSTEGFMPNIPGFDFGNMA
- a CDS encoding gliding motility-associated C-terminal domain-containing protein — translated: MRICKLLCAFLLFCSFLPEAFGQVSSPKNRFEVDVIKGCAPLTITATNTFVASPMPPIAWNFDWNGDQGSVEVDPDASPQTAEYTYTEPGSYLVLQVLGNQQDVIDTLRVEVMEPLEPRFNVYNCINNSVYIDFSEEFYYEQLYIEFGDGNTQSVSTSQGFLTYQYASAGAYTISAEGRFTNAAFNCAQSDTTITTILDLDIANISQVEVVGEQEIQLAYNLANPNVAYRLEVDENGRGTYDLDAVELDNSSSTYNWTNANISTSENYYCFRIVAVNRCDESFNQESNVVCSIGLEVTPAHLQNELNWYSSGYSTYRLLKDNSLLSEQSSTNYTDTEVNCQQSYSYQVSAESNGAISLSNQLQVAAISTEVPEGPAGLSISLQSTSASLNWVAVAEAEQYYIYRSVDDEEAVLYDSVSTLNYTDPRELAVETTYCYQLSYRDLCGVESELSEEACVLIPRQARVFFPNAFSPNGDGLNDEFVYKADLLESVRFQVFNRWGELIFSTQTVGKGWDGTYQNADAPQGTYLFVLEVVDQLGNSFSKSGKFTLISGRP
- the hisS gene encoding histidine--tRNA ligase, encoding MSKQKPSIPKGTRDFGPAEMAKRNYILNHIREVYRRYGYQQLETPSMENLSVLTGKYGDEGDQLLFKILNSGDFLSKTRTTDYDKGAANLLPKIAEKGLRYDLTVPFARYVVMNQNEITFPFRRFQIQPVWRADRPQKGRYREFYQCDADVVGTDSLTCEAEIVLMIEEVFQALGVVDISIKINNRKILSGLVETVGAEGKESDLLVAIDKLDKIGQEKVLAELEERGFSKEAIESLLPVFTLSGSNREKLQTVKNLLSQSEEGLQGVAEIEEVIQRVQLMGSEAATLDFDITLARGLSYYTGAIFEVKANNAVISSSISGGGRYDNLTGVFGMPGMSGVGISFGVDRIYDVMEGLDLFPKENLAATQVLFIAFDDETEKHALSLLSQVRSAGISAEIYPDRVKLKKQFAYADKKGIPYTIVIGSDEVQKQAYGLKNLKTGEQEELDITQIIERLKQ